The window CGCGTCCCACCTGCCCACATTTATCGGGCCGCTCTCTCGATGGTATTACTTTCGCCACGCGGATCTTTCGCCCGAAGAACGGCAGGAGCGCCACTCGCTGTTCGGCCATTTTACCGATGGTTTCAAGCGCAACGCCGCTCACCTGGTTCGCACGTCACGCGGAGCGATCGCCGAGATTCCGGTCACGACCATGCCGGTTGTCCGGACGCCGATCCATTGCAGCTACCTGCTCTATCTCGATGCCGTCTCGCCGCGCCTAGCCGACGCGTATTTCGCCTTTGCCCTGAACTTGTGCCGGATCTCCGGGGTCGAGCCGTCGCTCCTGCTCCATCCACTCGATTTCATGGGAAGCGACGACGGCTTGGACGATTTGCGCTTCTTCCCGGGAATGAGCACGCCTGCGGATCGCAAAATCGAAACCGTTTCACGCTTCATAGCGTTGTATCGACGCCGTTTTCGCGTCGGCACCATGATCGACCACGCGGAGCGCGTACTCCAATCTGCAGGCCTGGCGACCAATGATGCAGGCGTTTCGATCGGCAACGTGGTTTGAGCCCTCTACCGCGCAGCGTCGTCTACGGCGTGCTGCTGGTTCTTCTTACCTCGATGTTCGTCGGTCGCGTCACGCAGACGAAACCGAATTGGTCCTTCGACGGATACACGTATGCCATTATGATGCAGATGGACGCCGGGGTTCCCTATGCGCGGGCGCGGCACGTATCCCAGCGCTTTTACGCCGACAAGCCTCCGGCAACCAATAGCGAGACCGCTCCGTATCTGAAGACCGCATATCCACAATATTGGCAGCTCTTCGCCCCGCGACTGCTCTATCCGCGCATCGCCTCTTGGCTTTGGCCTCACTACGGCATGCAAGCGCTGCTGCTGGTATCGGAGGCATCGCTCGTTGGATGCGTGCTGCTGCTCTTTCTCTTGCTGCTGGAATATACCGGGCCGGAAGCAGCGGCGCTTCTGGCCTTCGGCTTTGCCCTGGTCCCGGAAGTGCAGTTGCTCGCGAGCGGAGCCCTCACCGACATGCTGGCCACGTTCTTTTGGCTCGGAACGTTATGGTCGATGCTTCGTTTCGCGAAGTCCGGAAGCGTACCGTGGTTGCTTGGATACGCAACATTCGCGACGCTGATGTCGCTCACGCGCCCGATCGCCTATATCCCGCTCGCTTGCGCGGCCGTATTACTGTTGGCGGGCCTGCGACAACACCGTGCTCGATTCGTGGCGGCCGCGATCAAACTCGGCGCGATCGCATTCGCGCTCTGCGTCTTGCTGGTCGTCCTCGGAGCTCGGTCCGGTAGCCCCAGCATGATCGGCATCATGCAAGGACTGCGCGCCGGCAGCCATTACCTCAATCACGGGCCGTTTGCGATGTGGTATGCCGCGCGCGTCGTTGCGGTCCTAGCGACGTTCGCCGCCGCAGCGCTCGCGCTGCTCGCTCCGGTCGTTGCCGTTCCTGCGCTTTGGCAACGCCGAATGGATGCTGACGGCGCCCTCTGTGTCGGCGCAATGCTTTCGTCGCTCGTCACGGCACTCGTCGATCCGATCGTCGGTGACGCGACGCGCGTCATCTTGGTGCCGTTACTGCCGATCCTCTGCATCGGCCTCGCGATGGCTGTCGGTGAGGGACGCGTTCGTGCTGCGGCGTAACGGCCTCGCAACGATTGCGGTGGGTTTTTTGGGCGCGATCGCCTTGTTCGCGGCCTTTGCACTGCGGCCGTATCCGGCCACCGATTTCGGCATTTTCTACTGTGCCGGCCAAGCTGTTTCCGCTCACGCCGACCCGTATCGCGTAGAGCCGCTGCGAACGTGCGAACGAAGCGTCTGGGAGACCGGCTACCTCGAAGGCTACGCCGAGCCGGCCGCATCGCCCGGTTATGTCTTACCGATGTTTACGCTCCTCTCGCGGCTCCCGTTTGCGACGGCGAAGCTGCTCTGGCTGTTACTCCTGTGTGCGGCGTTCGGCAGCGCGGTCGTTTTGCTGACGAAACTCTCCGGATTGCGCCCGCTCGCCGTGTTCGCGCTCTGCATCGTGCCGGTGGGGCTGCTGAACGTTCGTCCGGGACAGATCGGCGGCATACTGCTCGCATGCGTTGCTGCAACGGCGTTCCTGCTGCGCACCGGCCGCGAGCGGTGGGCCGTCGTGCCCGCGCTCCTGGCGATGATCGAGCCGCACGTCGGCTTGCCCGTTGTGGTGAGCCTCGCGGTCTTCGCGCCGCGCGCGCGATGGCTGCTGGGCATCGGCATCGCAGGCCTGGCGGCCCTCCATTTCGCCGTCCTTGGCATATCGACCGGCATCGAATACGCTCGCGACCTCCTGCCCGCAATGGCGCACGCCGAACTGCTCGCGGCGGATCAATACGGAATGTCGTGGCTGTTGCATCAAGGCGGCCTCCCATCAAGCCTCGCATTGCCGATCGCAACGGTGCTCTACATCGTCGCCATCGCGCTCGGGCTGGCTGCCGCCGCACGCGCGTGGAAACGTACCGGCGATGCCGCGTTGTGCGTAGCGATTCCGGTAAGCGTCGCGCTGCTGGCAACGCCGTTTCTGCACGATATCGAATTCTGCGTCGCACTCGTCGCGCCGCTGGCGGCGCTGGGGGCGACGGGCGGCGGGGTGCGTTGGCTTTGGCTCGCGGCAATCGTTGCGGTACCCTGGTATGCCTGCATCGGTGATAGCGTGCTGGGGGCTGCCTCGGTCGTAACGATCGCCCTCTTCGCGTTCTTTGCCGTGCGTCGCCCGTTGCTGCATAGCGCCGCGGCGGCGCTTGGAACGGCAGCCGGCTGCGCTATGGTGCTGCTCGCCTTACGCATACTTCCGCTGCATGCGGGCGCGACCTTCGATCATGTCACGGTCGGCTCGCACGCGATCTCTGCGGCGAGCTGGGGTGCATTCTTGCGAGCCCATACGCTCTTGATCGCGTCGGGACCGCGCGTGCTCGTACCAAAGGCCGTTGCATGGGGAGCGCTTCTCGTCGGCGTGCTACTCGTCGTGCGTGAAAAGCCCGACAGGCTGGAAGTCCACCACATGTCGATCCGATCGGAGGCGCCCCATGCACACGCGTAAACATTTTCTGGCGGTCGCATCGCTGGCGGCGCTCGCGCCGCAGATCGCTGCCGCCGCACCACCTCCGCAATCCGCAGCCGATCTCCACGAGGTGCTCCCAAAGCTGAAGTTCGACGTAGCCACGTTCGACGCGACGCTTTCGAAAGCGGCGGCGCATCGACACCTCTTCAGTGCGGTACCGCTCGATGGCGGAACGATCTTCGTCGCGATCCGGAACACGCTGGACGCCTATCGCGACTTCTTAGATGTCGGCTACGAGCAGATTCTGCCGGTCGCCGTACTCTACCACGGCGTTTCGATTGCGCTCGGATTCAACGACGCGGCCTGGAACGAGCTCTTCCTTCCGGCGATGGCGTCCTACCCGCCTGCCGTTCGTGCCGCATTCGCCGCGGCACGCCGCGGGGGCGGCAACCCCTATCTGCACGCGAAGCAAGCGCACGATTGGTCGCTCGGATCGCTGGTCGCCGACTGCGGGCTGCGGACGTATATTTGCAACAACGCGATGCGCAGCTTCGCAACATCCGCGGCAAAGACGCTGCATACGACGCCGAGCGCAGTATATGCGCAGTTAACGGCAAACTTAGCGACCAACGCGATGGTCGTGCCGGCCGGCGTGTGGGCGATCCACGCACTTCAAGAGCGACACTTCACCCTGCTCGAAACGTCGGTCTGAACGCGCATCGAACCGTGCCCTAAGTTAAGATCGCATCACACCGCTTGACGCATTGGGGGCCAAGCTGTTAATCTCGGAAGCACCATGATGCTGTTTGCGTCCTCCGTGACGACGACGACCACGACGACTACCACCACTACGACTGGTGGGCGGTTCGGTGTTGGGTTGACGTAAGAGCAGAGCAAGGTAAGCACTCGTACGAGCCCCGCGCCGAATGGCGCGGGGCTCTTTGCATTTTCTAGCCGGAGCACGACGATGGAACGACGACTCGACCCCCTCGGATACAAACGCATCCTGCGCGAACGGCGCGCCTCGTACGAACCGCTCTTCGCGAGCGGCGTGTGGCGTTATCGCGAACTCTTGCCGCCGATCGACCCGGCGTCGATCGTCTCGCTCGCCGAAGGCAATATGCCGCTCTACGATGCGCCGAGCGGCGCTTCGTACGCGGGCGTCGATCGCCTCGCGTACCTGCATCTGGGCATGAACCCGACCGGCTCGTTCAAGGACCTCGGCATGACCGTCGCCGTCTCTGCCGCCAAAGCCGCCGGGATGCGCGGCGTCGTCGCCGCGAGTACCGGCAACACCGCCTCGTCGATGGCCGCTTACGCGGCGCGCGCCGGACTGGAAGCACATGCGCTCGTACCTCGCGGCCGCGTAACGCAGGCCAAACTCGCGCAAATGCTCGAATACGGCGCGCGCATCGTAGAAGTGGAGGGATCGTTCGACGACGCTTTCGCGCAGCTTGATCGCATAGCCGACGGCGCGTTGCAGATCGTCAACTCCACCAACCCGTTCCGCCTCGAAGGCCAAAAGTGCGCCGCCTTCTCCATCCTCGAACAGCGCGGCTGGCACGTCCCCGATTGGGTCGTGCTTCCGGGCGGGAATCTCGGCAACATCAGCGCGATCGGACGCGGCTTTCGCGAAGCGCTGGAATTGCGTTTGATCGATCGCCTGCCGCGCCTGGCGCTCGTTCGCGCCGACGCCGGCACCCAGACGCGCGCAACCGCCATCGCCGTCGGCAACCCGCAGTCGCGAGAGAAAGCGTCGCGAGAGTTGCGCGAGAGCGACGGCATCGAATTGGTCGCGAGTGACGAGGCGATCTTCGCGGCAAAGGCGCAGATCGGTCGCGAGGGGATCGGCTGCGAGCCCGCTTCCGCCGCATCGCTTGCGGGGTTGCGCATCCTGCGCGAGCAAGGCCGGGTCGCGCCCGACGCCGACGTCGTCGCCGTTCTCACCGGGCACGTGCTCAAGGACGTCGGCGCGGTGCAGCATGCCGCGGTTTGACGCCTTTTCGCTGAGCGTCCCCGCGACGAGCGCGAACCTCGGGCCCGGTTTCGATGCCGTCGGCCTCGCGCTCGGTCTGCGCATTCGCGCGCAGGCCGCACCGGCGCGCCGCTTTGCGCTCGATTTCGTCGAGGGGCCGAACGCTCCCACGCACGACGGCTATCGCGATGCGATGCTTACCGCCATGCTGCGCGTCGTCCCGGAGCTGCCGCGCGCGCGCATCGTCGTCGACAACGCGATTCCGCTGGGTAAGGGCCTGGGTTCGAGCGCCGCGGCCGCGGTACTCGGTATCGCGATCGCCGCGCGCGCCGGTGGGATCGCACTCTCGCGCAACGACATCGCGCAGCACGTGTGTGCGATCGAAGGGCACCCCGACAACGCTTTGCCTGCCGTCTTTGGCGGGGCCGTTATCGCTGCGTCCGGCGATGCGCGGTCGTTCGTGCGCGTACGCACGATGGGCGCGTTGCGCGCGGTGCTTCTGGTGCCCGACTGCGCGCTCTCCACCGAGCAGGCTCGCGCGCTGCTGCCCGAGCGCTACGATCGCTGCGACGTCGTCTTCACCGCTCAGCGCGCCGCCCTGCTCGGCGCGGCGCTTGCGTCGGGCGAATGGGGCGCGCTCCGCGAGGCGATGCGCGATCGCCTCCATCAACCGTACCGCGCACCGCACATTCCCGGGCTCGCGCAAGCGCTCGATATCCGCTCGCGCTCGCTGCTCGGCGTCGCGCTCTCGGGCGCGGGCCCGAGCGTCATCGCGATGCTGCGCCGCGGCGCCGCCTGGGAAGGCATCGCCGCCCGCATCGCCGGTTGCTTCGAGGCAGCGGGCGTGGCCGTGCAGACGCTGCCCCTCGCGCTCGGCGCGCGGGGCCTCGCATACGGCCCCGGGGCTTGACGCGATGTTTTCGCCCGTGGTAAGGTCGCTCCAATGTTTACCCGCCCGACCACCATGATTTGTCCCATGTGCGGCATGCAAGAAGCATGCGGCGGGGATCGTCGTGCGTAGCGAACGGTAAGCAACACCAACAACCGAAAGCTTCTCACAACGCCCCTCGCCGATCAGGCGAGGGGCGTTGTGTTTTTTCCTCGCTTTCCCATCTCATCAGGAGGCATAGAGGAATGGAATTGAGCGTAGGCATCGGCCTACTCGGATGCGGAACGGTCGGCAGCAGCGTTGCCGAACGGCTCGTGCGCGAGCGCGATGCGATCGAGCGGCGCAGCGGCGTCCGTTTCCACCTGCGCGGCATCGCAATTCGCGACGAGGATAAGCTGCGTCCCGCCGGCGTCGAGACGCGGCTCTTCACCCGCGACGCTCGCGCCCTGGTCGAAGATCCGCACGTCGATCTCGTGATCGAGTGCATCGGCGGTACCGCCGACGCTGCCGACTTCGTCGAACGCGCCCTCGATCGCGGTCGCCACGTGATTAGCGCCAACAAGGATCTCATCGCCACGCAAGGCCCCCGTTTACACGCGCTCGCCGCGCTGCGCGGCGTCGCCCTGCGCTACGAAGCCGCCGCCTGCGGCGCCATTCCGATCGTACGCACCCTTGCCGATGCGCTCGCGGGCGACGAGGTTCGCTCGCTGTGCGGCGTCGTCAACGGAACCTGCACGTATATTCTCTGCGCGATGGAAGAGGGCGCGAGTTACGACGAAGCACTGGCGGCCGCGCAAGCGGCAGGCTACGCCGAGGCCGATCCCGCCAACGACGTCGACGGTGTCGATGCCGCGCACAAACTCGCCCTTCTCGTGCAACTCGCGTTTGGCCTCGCGGTCATCTCGCCGCGCATCCGCCGCACTGGCATTGCCGGCATCGTCAAACGCGATATCGCCCGCGCCAAGATGCTCGGCTATCGGCTGCGCCTGGTTGCAGCCGCGGTGCGCGTCGCCGACGGCGTGCATGCCGAGGTCGCGCCGGTCCTCGTGCGCGAGGATCATGCGTTCGCCAACCTGCGCGGGCCGGAGAACATCGTGCGCATCGTCTCGCGCGATGCGGGCGAACTCGTGCTACGCGGCGCGGGCGCGGGCGGTCCGGCTACCGCCTCGG of the Candidatus Dormiibacterota bacterium genome contains:
- a CDS encoding polysaccharide deacetylase family protein yields the protein MKPYASLSLDLDNAWSYLKIHGGTSWQTFPSYLDRVVPRVLDFLAQRDLTITVFVVGQDAALEKNRESLASIARAGHEIGNHSFDHEPWIAHAEYRAVRDELDRAHAAIADATGREPRGFRGPGFATSQTLLDALVDGRYVYDASHLPTFIGPLSRWYYFRHADLSPEERQERHSLFGHFTDGFKRNAAHLVRTSRGAIAEIPVTTMPVVRTPIHCSYLLYLDAVSPRLADAYFAFALNLCRISGVEPSLLLHPLDFMGSDDGLDDLRFFPGMSTPADRKIETVSRFIALYRRRFRVGTMIDHAERVLQSAGLATNDAGVSIGNVV
- a CDS encoding glycosyltransferase family 39 protein, with the protein product MSPLPRSVVYGVLLVLLTSMFVGRVTQTKPNWSFDGYTYAIMMQMDAGVPYARARHVSQRFYADKPPATNSETAPYLKTAYPQYWQLFAPRLLYPRIASWLWPHYGMQALLLVSEASLVGCVLLLFLLLLEYTGPEAAALLAFGFALVPEVQLLASGALTDMLATFFWLGTLWSMLRFAKSGSVPWLLGYATFATLMSLTRPIAYIPLACAAVLLLAGLRQHRARFVAAAIKLGAIAFALCVLLVVLGARSGSPSMIGIMQGLRAGSHYLNHGPFAMWYAARVVAVLATFAAAALALLAPVVAVPALWQRRMDADGALCVGAMLSSLVTALVDPIVGDATRVILVPLLPILCIGLAMAVGEGRVRAAA
- a CDS encoding glycosyltransferase family 87 protein; protein product: MRDAFVLRRNGLATIAVGFLGAIALFAAFALRPYPATDFGIFYCAGQAVSAHADPYRVEPLRTCERSVWETGYLEGYAEPAASPGYVLPMFTLLSRLPFATAKLLWLLLLCAAFGSAVVLLTKLSGLRPLAVFALCIVPVGLLNVRPGQIGGILLACVAATAFLLRTGRERWAVVPALLAMIEPHVGLPVVVSLAVFAPRARWLLGIGIAGLAALHFAVLGISTGIEYARDLLPAMAHAELLAADQYGMSWLLHQGGLPSSLALPIATVLYIVAIALGLAAAARAWKRTGDAALCVAIPVSVALLATPFLHDIEFCVALVAPLAALGATGGGVRWLWLAAIVAVPWYACIGDSVLGAASVVTIALFAFFAVRRPLLHSAAAALGTAAGCAMVLLALRILPLHAGATFDHVTVGSHAISAASWGAFLRAHTLLIASGPRVLVPKAVAWGALLVGVLLVVREKPDRLEVHHMSIRSEAPHAHA
- the thrC gene encoding threonine synthase: MERRLDPLGYKRILRERRASYEPLFASGVWRYRELLPPIDPASIVSLAEGNMPLYDAPSGASYAGVDRLAYLHLGMNPTGSFKDLGMTVAVSAAKAAGMRGVVAASTGNTASSMAAYAARAGLEAHALVPRGRVTQAKLAQMLEYGARIVEVEGSFDDAFAQLDRIADGALQIVNSTNPFRLEGQKCAAFSILEQRGWHVPDWVVLPGGNLGNISAIGRGFREALELRLIDRLPRLALVRADAGTQTRATAIAVGNPQSREKASRELRESDGIELVASDEAIFAAKAQIGREGIGCEPASAASLAGLRILREQGRVAPDADVVAVLTGHVLKDVGAVQHAAV
- the thrB gene encoding homoserine kinase, giving the protein MPRFDAFSLSVPATSANLGPGFDAVGLALGLRIRAQAAPARRFALDFVEGPNAPTHDGYRDAMLTAMLRVVPELPRARIVVDNAIPLGKGLGSSAAAAVLGIAIAARAGGIALSRNDIAQHVCAIEGHPDNALPAVFGGAVIAASGDARSFVRVRTMGALRAVLLVPDCALSTEQARALLPERYDRCDVVFTAQRAALLGAALASGEWGALREAMRDRLHQPYRAPHIPGLAQALDIRSRSLLGVALSGAGPSVIAMLRRGAAWEGIAARIAGCFEAAGVAVQTLPLALGARGLAYGPGA
- a CDS encoding homoserine dehydrogenase; the protein is MELSVGIGLLGCGTVGSSVAERLVRERDAIERRSGVRFHLRGIAIRDEDKLRPAGVETRLFTRDARALVEDPHVDLVIECIGGTADAADFVERALDRGRHVISANKDLIATQGPRLHALAALRGVALRYEAAACGAIPIVRTLADALAGDEVRSLCGVVNGTCTYILCAMEEGASYDEALAAAQAAGYAEADPANDVDGVDAAHKLALLVQLAFGLAVISPRIRRTGIAGIVKRDIARAKMLGYRLRLVAAAVRVADGVHAEVAPVLVREDHAFANLRGPENIVRIVSRDAGELVLRGAGAGGPATASAILGDLVGTLRAVGERHDLLHRTSARDFAPAIDVAPLFERLPRHSELPRYARWDESLLEAPASQASLAFAWPGEDALP